In one Cupriavidus taiwanensis genomic region, the following are encoded:
- a CDS encoding response regulator: MRTNQPTQILVVDDDPELRDLLREYLTQQGFAVSVMHDGDGLQARLERERPALIVLDLMMPKVDGLTALRNLRARNDDIPVILLTARSDEIDRIVGLEIGADDYLGKPFSPRELLARINAVLRRKLARPAAAPEDRESVAFGPFRVNFRQRTLTRAGQALSISDTEFALLKLLLMHPLEVLSRERIVELMYGSASGISDRGIDVQIWRLRRLLDEDAQRPRYIQTVRGRGYTFVPDEAEEIPAGLPE, from the coding sequence ATGCGAACGAACCAGCCTACCCAGATCCTCGTCGTCGACGACGATCCCGAACTGCGCGACCTGCTGCGCGAGTACCTGACCCAGCAGGGCTTCGCGGTCTCGGTGATGCATGACGGCGACGGCCTGCAGGCGCGCCTGGAGCGCGAGCGGCCGGCGCTGATCGTGCTGGACCTGATGATGCCCAAGGTCGACGGCCTGACCGCGCTGCGCAACCTGCGCGCCCGTAACGACGATATCCCGGTGATCCTGCTCACCGCCCGCAGCGACGAGATCGACCGCATCGTCGGCCTCGAGATCGGCGCCGACGACTATCTCGGCAAGCCGTTTTCGCCGCGCGAGCTGCTGGCGCGCATCAACGCCGTGCTGCGCCGCAAGCTGGCGCGCCCGGCGGCGGCGCCCGAGGACCGCGAGTCGGTCGCCTTCGGCCCGTTCCGCGTCAACTTCCGCCAGCGCACGCTGACGCGTGCCGGCCAGGCGCTGTCGATCAGCGATACCGAGTTCGCGCTGCTCAAGCTGCTGCTGATGCATCCGCTCGAAGTGCTGTCGCGCGAGCGCATCGTCGAGCTGATGTACGGCAGCGCCAGCGGCATCAGCGACCGCGGCATCGACGTGCAGATCTGGCGCCTGCGCCGGCTGCTGGACGAGGACGCGCAGCGCCCGCGCTATATCCAGACCGTGCGCGGGCGCGGCTACACCTTCGTGCCCGACGAAGCGGAAGAGATTCCCGCGGGCCTTCCCGAATAA
- the plsY gene encoding glycerol-3-phosphate 1-O-acyltransferase PlsY, translated as MANLLFALAAYLIGSVSFAVVVSKLMGLPDPHSYGSGNPGATNVLRTGNKKAAILTLIGDALKGWLAVWLAARFGPAHGLTDTGLAMVALAVFLGHLFPVFHRFAGGKGVATAAGILLAINPILGLGTLATWLIIAFFFRYSSLAALVAAIFAPFFHVLMNGVDVMAGAIFVISVLLIARHRQNIAKLLAGKESRIGEKKKV; from the coding sequence ATGGCCAATCTGCTTTTTGCCCTTGCCGCCTACCTGATCGGCTCCGTTTCCTTCGCTGTGGTCGTCAGCAAGCTGATGGGGCTGCCGGACCCGCATTCCTACGGCTCGGGCAACCCCGGTGCCACCAACGTGCTGCGCACCGGCAACAAGAAGGCGGCGATCCTGACGCTGATCGGCGATGCCCTGAAGGGCTGGCTGGCGGTGTGGCTGGCGGCGCGCTTCGGCCCGGCGCACGGCCTCACCGACACCGGCCTGGCCATGGTGGCGCTGGCGGTGTTCCTCGGCCACCTGTTCCCGGTGTTCCACCGCTTCGCCGGCGGCAAGGGCGTGGCTACCGCGGCCGGCATCCTGCTGGCGATCAACCCGATCCTGGGCCTGGGCACGCTGGCCACCTGGCTGATCATCGCGTTCTTCTTCCGCTACTCGTCGCTGGCGGCGCTGGTGGCGGCAATCTTCGCGCCGTTCTTCCATGTGCTGATGAACGGCGTCGACGTGATGGCCGGCGCGATCTTCGTCATCAGCGTGCTGCTGATCGCGCGGCACCGGCAGAATATCGCCAAGCTGCTGGCGGGGAAGGAAAGCCGGATCGGGGAGAAGAAGAAGGTTTGA
- a CDS encoding methylated-DNA--[protein]-cysteine S-methyltransferase, whose protein sequence is MPATYDAILPAPFGKIGVRTDGARIRAIVYLPGHVEAQAPANALTQRLAAQLAAYYDDPDSAFDVPLAPAGSDFQQRVWQAICAVPRGATTTYGTIAEAIGAMPRAVGQACGQNPFPILVPCHRVVSARGIGGFSHHAEDGFYLDVKRWLLRHEGAMLI, encoded by the coding sequence ATGCCCGCCACCTACGACGCCATCCTTCCCGCCCCGTTCGGCAAGATCGGCGTGCGCACGGACGGCGCGCGCATCCGGGCCATCGTGTACCTTCCCGGGCACGTCGAGGCGCAGGCGCCGGCCAATGCGCTGACGCAGCGGCTCGCGGCGCAGCTGGCGGCCTATTACGACGATCCCGACAGCGCCTTCGACGTGCCGCTGGCCCCCGCCGGCAGCGATTTCCAGCAGCGCGTGTGGCAGGCCATCTGCGCCGTGCCGCGCGGCGCCACCACCACCTACGGCACCATCGCCGAAGCCATCGGCGCGATGCCGCGCGCGGTCGGCCAGGCCTGCGGGCAGAACCCGTTCCCGATCCTGGTGCCATGCCATCGCGTGGTCTCGGCAAGGGGCATCGGCGGGTTCTCGCACCATGCCGAAGACGGCTTCTACCTCGACGTCAAGCGCTGGCTGCTGCGCCACGAGGGCGCCATGCTGATATGA
- the ybaK gene encoding Cys-tRNA(Pro) deacylase → MSKSRHVSETPATQALRKHGVAFGEHPYDYVEHGGTGESARQLGVPEHDVIKTLIMEDERAQPLVVLMHGDCSVSTKNLARQTGRKSVQPCKPEVAQRHSGYVVGGTSPFGTKKRMPVYVEATVLQLARIYINGGRRGYLVSLDPKLLPALLDAQPVQCALPD, encoded by the coding sequence ATGAGCAAATCCAGGCACGTTTCGGAAACCCCCGCCACGCAAGCGCTGCGCAAGCACGGCGTGGCCTTCGGCGAGCACCCCTATGACTATGTCGAGCATGGCGGCACCGGCGAATCGGCGCGCCAGCTGGGCGTGCCCGAGCACGACGTGATCAAGACCCTGATCATGGAAGACGAGCGCGCGCAGCCGCTGGTGGTGCTGATGCACGGCGACTGCTCGGTCTCGACCAAGAACCTGGCGCGCCAGACCGGGCGCAAGAGCGTGCAGCCGTGCAAGCCCGAGGTGGCGCAGCGGCATAGCGGCTACGTGGTGGGCGGCACCTCGCCGTTCGGCACGAAGAAGCGCATGCCGGTGTACGTGGAAGCGACCGTGCTGCAGCTGGCGCGCATCTACATCAACGGCGGGCGCCGCGGCTACCTGGTCAGCCTCGACCCGAAGCTGCTGCCCGCGCTGCTCGACGCCCAGCCGGTGCAGTGCGCGCTGCCCGACTGA
- a CDS encoding MdtA/MuxA family multidrug efflux RND transporter periplasmic adaptor subunit, with translation MSNPDQGQPNPSPSPSSRPPRPSGTPPRRNRRRLYAGLLVLLLAGGGWYWHAHRGDAAKGTAAGPGAVSGPGAPGAPGAPGAPGAPGAPGAPGGRAGMPRSPVVVATVAQRDMDVVLNGLGNVTPVSNVTVRAQVSGPLLKVLFKEGQMVKAGDVLAEIDPRPFQAALDQAVGQLARDQALLQNARLDQQRYRTLLGQDSISKQQVDTQDALVRQYEGVVKTDQGNVANARLQLGYTRIVAPVSGRIGLRQVDPGNIVNTSDTNGIALITQIQPIAVMYTIPEDNLPSVLKKLNAGEKLPVQAWDRQVRNQLGEGTLLTTDNQIDTTTGTVKLKAVFPNADGMLFPNQFVNVRTRVDTLRDATVIPVAAVQRGQQGTFVYTVDQASKVKVQVVELGPGDGSRTAVLKGLEPGQRVVVDGADRLKEGMTVETVDPAARAAAVVPASQPRARGRRHRDGASGAQADTGAAGASAAQGERRRHRDGGAGASAPAARAPQQ, from the coding sequence ATGTCCAACCCCGACCAAGGCCAACCTAACCCCTCCCCCTCCCCGTCTTCGCGCCCGCCGCGGCCGTCCGGCACCCCGCCGCGCAGGAACCGGCGCCGGCTCTATGCCGGGCTGCTGGTGCTGTTGCTCGCCGGGGGCGGCTGGTACTGGCATGCGCACCGCGGCGACGCTGCCAAAGGCACCGCGGCGGGTCCCGGCGCTGTCAGCGGGCCCGGTGCTCCCGGTGCTCCCGGTGCTCCCGGTGCTCCCGGTGCTCCCGGTGCTCCCGGTGCTCCCGGCGGCCGTGCCGGCATGCCGCGCTCACCGGTGGTGGTCGCCACCGTGGCCCAGCGCGACATGGACGTGGTCCTGAACGGGCTCGGCAACGTGACCCCGGTCTCGAACGTGACCGTGCGCGCGCAGGTTTCGGGGCCGCTGCTCAAGGTGCTGTTCAAGGAAGGCCAGATGGTCAAGGCCGGCGACGTGCTGGCCGAGATCGACCCGCGCCCGTTCCAGGCCGCGCTCGACCAGGCGGTGGGCCAGCTGGCGCGCGACCAGGCGCTGCTGCAGAACGCGCGCCTGGACCAGCAGCGCTACCGCACCCTGCTGGGACAGGATTCGATCTCCAAGCAGCAGGTGGATACCCAGGACGCGCTGGTGCGCCAGTACGAAGGCGTGGTCAAGACCGACCAGGGCAACGTCGCCAACGCGCGCCTGCAACTCGGCTATACCAGGATCGTGGCGCCGGTGTCGGGCCGCATCGGGCTGCGCCAGGTCGATCCCGGCAATATCGTCAACACCAGCGACACCAACGGCATCGCGCTGATCACGCAGATCCAGCCGATCGCGGTGATGTACACCATCCCCGAGGACAACCTGCCCTCGGTGCTGAAAAAGCTCAACGCCGGCGAAAAGCTGCCGGTGCAGGCCTGGGACCGCCAGGTGCGCAACCAGCTCGGCGAAGGCACGCTGCTGACCACCGACAACCAGATCGACACCACCACCGGCACGGTCAAGCTCAAGGCGGTGTTCCCCAATGCCGACGGCATGCTGTTCCCCAATCAGTTCGTCAACGTGCGCACGCGCGTCGACACGCTCCGGGACGCCACCGTGATCCCGGTGGCGGCGGTCCAGCGCGGCCAGCAGGGCACCTTCGTCTATACCGTCGACCAAGCCAGCAAGGTCAAGGTGCAGGTGGTCGAGCTGGGCCCCGGCGACGGCAGCCGCACCGCGGTGCTCAAGGGCCTGGAGCCGGGTCAGCGCGTGGTGGTCGACGGCGCCGACCGGCTCAAGGAGGGCATGACGGTCGAGACCGTCGACCCGGCGGCGCGCGCCGCCGCGGTGGTGCCGGCCAGCCAGCCGCGCGCACGCGGGCGGCGCCATCGCGACGGCGCCA
- a CDS encoding ATP-binding protein — MKLRRIDTLFGRIALLIAAVLVISHFSWLAILRMDRRQQQVDYSVEQMLFQLDSIERALDARPPAKLPSLVETANTADADEHATAPKGGRSRRLVEQFISRLPQGTEIRLEDETTPRIWIKLPSRADWIAMPILWVHNPPPDNRLVPGVMLVVGVAIVFAVLIAWQIQRPVRDMANAAALLSRQHAVPPLRERGPHELRQLIERFNRMVADLARIDQERNTMLAGIAHDLKTPLARLRLRAEMLADPKAAAGVTRDVESMAAIVEQFLSFAQTSESTARPVPVDRRVNELAASLAEQERQVVLSLGAGEGFRMIATQLDRIVGNLVDNAYAYGKPPVCIATARTPDGYMLVVEDQGDGIPDHDKERATLPFVRLDPARGGNAHSGLGLAIVDRLVRQAGGKLNLMNAEGGGLRVEMVFGAATV; from the coding sequence ATGAAGTTGCGACGTATCGATACCCTGTTCGGCCGCATTGCGCTGCTGATCGCCGCGGTGCTGGTGATCAGCCATTTCTCGTGGCTGGCCATCCTGCGCATGGACCGGCGCCAGCAGCAGGTCGACTATTCGGTGGAGCAGATGCTGTTCCAGCTCGACAGCATCGAGCGCGCGCTCGATGCGCGGCCGCCGGCGAAGCTCCCCAGCCTGGTGGAAACCGCCAACACCGCCGATGCCGACGAGCACGCCACCGCGCCCAAGGGCGGCCGTTCGCGCCGGCTGGTGGAGCAGTTCATCAGCCGCCTGCCGCAAGGCACCGAGATCCGGCTGGAGGACGAGACCACGCCGCGCATCTGGATCAAGCTGCCGAGCCGCGCCGACTGGATCGCGATGCCGATCCTGTGGGTGCACAACCCGCCGCCGGACAACCGGCTGGTGCCGGGGGTGATGCTGGTGGTGGGCGTGGCGATCGTGTTTGCCGTGCTGATCGCGTGGCAGATCCAGCGGCCGGTGCGCGACATGGCCAACGCGGCCGCGCTGCTGTCGCGCCAGCACGCGGTGCCGCCGCTGCGCGAGCGCGGCCCGCACGAGCTGCGCCAGCTGATCGAGCGCTTCAACCGCATGGTGGCCGACCTCGCGCGCATCGACCAGGAACGCAACACCATGCTGGCCGGCATCGCCCACGACCTGAAAACGCCGCTGGCGCGGCTGCGCCTGCGCGCCGAGATGCTGGCCGATCCCAAGGCCGCCGCGGGGGTCACGCGCGATGTCGAATCGATGGCGGCCATCGTCGAGCAGTTCCTGAGCTTCGCGCAGACCAGCGAGTCCACCGCGCGGCCGGTGCCGGTGGACCGGCGCGTCAACGAGCTGGCCGCCTCGCTGGCCGAGCAGGAGCGCCAGGTGGTGCTGTCGCTGGGCGCGGGCGAGGGCTTCCGCATGATCGCCACGCAGCTGGACCGCATCGTCGGCAACCTGGTCGACAACGCCTACGCCTATGGCAAGCCGCCGGTCTGCATCGCCACCGCGCGCACGCCCGACGGCTACATGCTGGTGGTGGAAGACCAGGGCGACGGCATTCCCGACCATGACAAGGAGCGCGCCACGCTGCCGTTCGTGCGGCTCGACCCCGCGCGCGGCGGCAATGCGCATTCCGGGCTGGGGCTGGCGATCGTCGACCGGCTGGTGCGGCAGGCGGGCGGGAAGCTCAACCTGATGAATGCCGAGGGCGGCGGGTTGAGGGTGGAGATGGTGTTTGGGGCGGCTACCGTGTGA
- the xerD gene encoding site-specific tyrosine recombinase XerD, which yields MSGASAAAELSAAASAADVALVSRFCDALWLEDGLSRNTIDAYRRDLTLLARWLQQEQRGELLGADDGALSAYFSARHTQTRASSANRRLAVFRRFYQWALREHLVQADPCLLLRPAKQPPRYPKTLTEAQVEALLEAPDTDTPLGLRDRTMLELMYASGLRVSELTQMKTVEIGLNEGVARVVGGKGDKERLVPFGQQAGDWLRRYLASARPALLAGRACDALFVTQRGEGMTRQAFWHLIKRHARDAGVHAPLSPHTLRHAFATHLLNHGADLRVVQLLLGHADISTTQIYTHVARERLRELHQQHHPRG from the coding sequence ATGAGCGGCGCCTCGGCGGCGGCCGAGCTCAGCGCGGCCGCCAGCGCCGCCGACGTGGCCCTGGTCAGCCGCTTCTGCGATGCGCTGTGGCTCGAAGACGGGCTCTCGCGCAACACCATCGACGCCTACCGGCGCGACCTGACGCTGCTGGCGCGCTGGCTGCAGCAGGAGCAGCGCGGCGAGCTGCTCGGCGCCGACGACGGCGCGCTGTCGGCCTACTTCAGCGCGCGCCATACGCAGACCCGCGCGTCGTCGGCCAACCGGCGCCTGGCGGTGTTCCGCCGCTTCTACCAGTGGGCGCTGCGCGAGCACCTGGTGCAGGCCGACCCCTGCCTGCTGCTGCGCCCCGCCAAGCAGCCGCCGCGTTACCCCAAGACCCTGACCGAGGCCCAGGTCGAGGCGCTGCTGGAAGCGCCCGACACCGACACCCCGCTGGGCCTGCGCGACCGCACCATGCTCGAGCTGATGTACGCCAGCGGGCTGCGCGTATCGGAGCTGACCCAGATGAAGACCGTCGAGATCGGGCTGAACGAGGGCGTCGCGCGCGTGGTCGGCGGCAAGGGCGACAAGGAGCGGCTGGTGCCGTTCGGCCAGCAGGCCGGCGACTGGCTGCGGCGCTACCTGGCCAGCGCGCGCCCGGCGCTGCTGGCCGGGCGTGCCTGCGACGCGCTGTTCGTCACGCAGCGCGGCGAAGGCATGACGCGGCAGGCGTTCTGGCACCTGATCAAGCGCCATGCGCGCGATGCCGGCGTGCATGCCCCGCTGTCGCCGCACACGCTGCGCCATGCCTTCGCCACGCACCTGCTCAACCACGGCGCCGACCTGCGCGTGGTGCAGCTGCTGCTGGGGCATGCCGACATCTCCACCACCCAGATCTATACCCACGTCGCGCGCGAACGCCTGCGCGAGCTGCACCAGCAGCACCATCCGCGCGGCTGA